Sequence from the Ooceraea biroi isolate clonal line C1 chromosome 5, Obir_v5.4, whole genome shotgun sequence genome:
tgaaatgcttttaaggggatgctggagctgctagtgaacttcttcgcgatggtgctgccatcgcacaatatttgcacaataaaatgctttttataaaaatttggcaatttgtacgcacaaaatcgctgttgagcggtgtttggacacaattaaggaatatgaggatgcttttcgaagtgactttagaagcgtcataaaagagaattctgtgttctcctgtattctaacctctaatcctaaaggaaaacacagaattctcttttatgacgcttctaaagtcacttcgaaaagcatcctcatattccttaattgtgtccaaacaccgctcaacagcgattttgtgcgtacaaattacCAAAtgtttgtaaaaagcattttattgtgcaaatattgtgcgatggcagcaccatcgcgaagaagttcactagcagcttcAGCATCtccttaaatattatatttaacaaatatagattaaattattactttgtaggaaaatcttgaaatctttataATGGACGACGAGTCGGTTATAAACTGGACTTGGTATAACCACCAACTGCAGTGGTTATTgcatatgtacaatatgtacaataagcaaattattattatactgtacagaaaagaaaagctgctgcagttgcagctacacttttacatttgagaaaaagtggaaaaaaacgatattgtaaaaagaaatattggatagcacccatttttcaagaaaggaAAGTGCATGGATTCTTTCATGCTGTGCTACCTAAACTCGTTTTATACTACatttaaggtgatcctggagtggccagtgaactccgtcgcggaaaataggacttaactttccacactacattattgtgtgtactttcatcgtggaaaaagattttttattctgtgaattcaataaaaagatatatttcttgaaaaatgcaggaaaatcaccgattttgccggtaatacagacgactccaggatcgccttaagctggagacacaatgcaaggcgatagcgataggaacagggaataaccaatcgcgttgctcgatttggtcatccgtactcaaatcgtgtaacgcgattggttattccctgttcctatcgctatcgcctcgcattgtgtctccagctttacacgagcgctacttctgtagtaacttactcgaattatagtaACTTACGATAATTCTCTGCGTGTAAACGAGGTAAACCGATAATTCACTGCGTGTAAACGGGgtaagttattataattcgagtaagttactacagaagtagcgctcgtgtaaacGTAGTATTAGGAGatttgagatttaataattacatacgcATGTCTGCAACtcaatttgaaaagttaaCATTCTTAGTTGGAGCAGACATATTCGCTCCTTGCGAATATTCGCTACAAGCTGAAACTTTTCAGCGAACAGCGATTACTCGCTAGCGAACAGCGAATGATCACGTGACTCTTCATTCGCGGCGATTATTTCGCTGCATGAAACGGCACCTTAATTTGGGTCGAGTTTTTCTGCCGAAGATAGTGGAGACTCGTAGCGGAATTTCTAGACACTAGTACGAGAAGATTGAACTGATTTGTCAGCGATGGATCACTATCTCCATCCTTCACGAATCGCAAGCTTACTTATCTCCCATGTTTTAGTTCGGGAAAATTCCTCTACGAGTCTCTACTGTCTTGGACTTGTGGCGGCATCTAAGGAGTACAAGGCAGAACTAGCCCGACCAATGAGAGGGCAGCACGAATACCGAGATGGAGAGCCTTGGAAGGAATCAGAGAACAAGGAGAAGCTAATTGCTCGCGCTTTAAGTCACACGTGCATTAAGTAATCAGTTCTAgtctgtattaaataaagtcagcatctttatatattttcacctaAACCGAAATGTTGTAATAATTCCTCGTGCGTTAAAACTGCCTTAAATGTAgcataataatctaataaataatacgctcGCTACAGACTAAAAATTGAGGTAGTAGTACGACTCGACTATAAATCGGCCGTTGTTTGTTCCGCCATTAAAGATTAGCATTCCTACAAcagaaatgataataaatagcagttgtaaaataattgcaaacgTTATGTAATGAAACACAAAATTTTTCATCAGTGCTGCAAGAAAAAATAGACACTGAATTTCGTATTTGCGCTtactttcttatttccagactcTCATTTAAATATGCCCTCtactttaatgtttttatgtaaaacgtGCATCGATTTTGAACTTATTGCAGACAGTGCGGCACAGTACAGTGAATGGTGAACTGTTTCTTCAATTGCGCTAATTCCATTGTATTACTCCAAAGAACAGCGGCATTGTTTAATGATTCTGCTGTAAGGAGCCAACGTTGTGCTTGCATCCTTCGATATCGAGGATTATAAGGAGaggacatttttaattattgttagaGTTTATTACACACGACGCGATGGTTTTATTAGGCGAAGTGTTTCCGGATTTTACCGCGGAGACGCAGATGGGCACAATCAAATTTCACGAATGGCTGGGTGACTCGTAAGGCACATTGCaatttatactatatttaaCATGTTATGTTGCAAAACGATCAATTAAAtggcaatatttatttgttaaacatgGCTGTATTGTATGTTACGTGTTTGTGTGTAATGTTTCTGCGAAACTAGATGGGGCATCTTGTTTTCTCATCCCAATGATTTCACGCCGGTCTGTACGACCGAATTGGCGCGGGTCGCAAAATTGATGCCCGAATTTAAGAGGCTGGGAGTAAAAGTGATCGCTTTGTCCTGTAATTCTGTCGAGTCCCATCGTAAATGGATAAAGGTTTGTTTTGTACCGTCTTTCCTGAATAATCGTTGCACTTTGTCTTCTACATTTCTATCAAACTAAACACAAATTGCGAAACATTGTGTAAACATTACACGAAACGATTTTCACGGTTTTTAGGATATTAAGAGTTACGGTGGGCTGACAGATGACGAGTTTCCGTATCCAATAATAGAGGATCAAATGAGGAAGCTTGCCACGGCATTGGGAATGCTAGATCCCATGGAAGTGGACAATCAGACTGGATTACCCATGTCGGCACGAGCGGTCTTCATAATCGATCCCACTAAGAAGATGCGATTGTCAATTCTGTATCCAGCCACTACTGGTCGCAATTTTGAGTAAGAATTAGAATGCTATaggtctgttttttattcctgcactgctgaactggtgcaataagttagagagaggaaaaatatACTCGTCTCACTTTACATTGCgtcagttcagcagtgcaggaataaaaaacagacctTATGCGTcacaaatatttcattgtcATGTAAAATGACCATCTGTATGATTTGCAGCGAAATAATAAGAGTAATCGAGTCTCTTCAGCTCACGGAAAAGTACCAAGTAGCGACTCCCGTAGACTGGAAGGTACATCTCAAAAACTAGCTTTCTCTCCCTTATCTAGAGTTTCCATTATGCGTTTCAATTCTCACGTGTACGAACAATTTTTAGAAGGGAGACGACGTGATGATCGATCCAAGAGTATCGGACAGCGAGGCCAAATCTTCTTACAGCAATATCAAAACTGTGCCGTTGCCGTCCGGCAAACCTTACCTGCGTATCGTGCCACAACCGATCGATGCATAAAAAAAACGTTCTTCCACGAAAGGGTAAAGGAAGCTTTACGATATCGGagattcataaaataacagaaatcgACATTCCTGTAAATGTAACGTAAATGTAAAAGTTTCGTTGTACTGTTACGAAATAAACCATTCAGTATATTTCCTTATTACTTgtgtaattatttcaagtatgTATCAGCtgcgtataattaaattaaactaagTTAAGTGTACAACCTCCCTTCCTGTACGAAATATCGACGATCGCttcgcatttttttattaatcggatcgatataaaataataaaagtttcaaaTCCTGGACATTTGCAAACAACAAAAGAAGCTGGTTtattatttcacctaatgtaattaaaagtaCACTGCATTATATAcacttttctgtttttttttccaaGTACACTGTTGTCACTTATTCGTCTCTAGGCGTAGTTGTGtaatatgtacatttttttctttttttattaagttattacTGTAACTGTTTTCTCTCTACATTACGATTATATCGCTTACTTCGCTTTGCCGTTCTTAAATTGCTT
This genomic interval carries:
- the LOC105287654 gene encoding peroxiredoxin-6; the protein is MVLLGEVFPDFTAETQMGTIKFHEWLGDSWGILFSHPNDFTPVCTTELARVAKLMPEFKRLGVKVIALSCNSVESHRKWIKDIKSYGGLTDDEFPYPIIEDQMRKLATALGMLDPMEVDNQTGLPMSARAVFIIDPTKKMRLSILYPATTGRNFDEIIRVIESLQLTEKYQVATPVDWKKGDDVMIDPRVSDSEAKSSYSNIKTVPLPSGKPYLRIVPQPIDA